In Candidatus Eisenbacteria bacterium, the following are encoded in one genomic region:
- the trpB gene encoding tryptophan synthase subunit beta, whose amino-acid sequence MSGSAKPTAFDRSAPERGRGGAVNGGAGRFGEFGGVYVPEILFTPVLELARAYDEARVDPAFQVELERELKTFAGRPTPLTHATRFGEAVGLEHVVLKREDLLHTGAHKINNALGQALLARRMGKTRIVAETGAGQHGVATATACARVGLSCVVYMGELDMERQHPNVERMRLLDAEVVPVVSGSRTLKDAINEAMRDWSASVRTTHYLLGSVLGPHPYPTMVRDFQSVIGRETKAQIQALAGRLPDLLVACVGGGSNSIGLFHAFLGDMSVRMVGVEAGGEGIESGRHAARFARPAVGVLHGTRTQVLQDDAGQIRATHSISAGLDYPAVGPEHAALHAAGRVTYESAADQEALDAFDLLARTEGILPALESSHALAYLMRAGRSRAIAA is encoded by the coding sequence TTGAGCGGGTCCGCCAAGCCGACCGCATTCGACCGAAGCGCTCCTGAGCGTGGGAGAGGTGGAGCGGTGAACGGCGGGGCCGGGCGGTTCGGCGAGTTCGGCGGTGTCTACGTGCCCGAGATCCTTTTCACCCCCGTTCTGGAGCTGGCGCGAGCCTACGACGAGGCGCGGGTCGATCCCGCCTTTCAGGTCGAGCTCGAACGGGAGCTCAAGACCTTCGCCGGCCGCCCCACACCGCTGACCCACGCAACGCGGTTCGGCGAGGCGGTCGGACTGGAGCACGTGGTCTTGAAGCGCGAGGACCTCCTCCACACCGGCGCGCACAAGATCAACAACGCGCTCGGGCAGGCGTTGCTCGCACGCCGCATGGGCAAGACCCGGATCGTCGCCGAGACCGGAGCCGGGCAGCACGGTGTCGCGACCGCGACCGCGTGCGCGCGGGTCGGGCTTTCGTGCGTGGTCTACATGGGGGAGCTGGACATGGAACGCCAGCATCCCAACGTGGAGCGCATGCGTTTGTTGGACGCCGAGGTGGTTCCGGTCGTTTCGGGGAGCCGCACGCTCAAGGATGCCATCAACGAGGCGATGCGCGATTGGTCGGCTTCGGTCCGAACGACCCATTACCTGCTGGGCTCGGTGCTCGGGCCGCATCCTTATCCCACCATGGTGCGCGATTTCCAATCGGTGATCGGCCGGGAAACCAAGGCGCAGATCCAGGCGCTCGCGGGAAGGCTCCCGGACCTGCTCGTCGCGTGCGTTGGCGGCGGAAGCAACTCGATCGGGCTCTTTCATGCCTTTCTGGGGGACATGTCGGTGCGGATGGTCGGGGTCGAGGCGGGCGGGGAAGGCATCGAGAGCGGCCGGCACGCGGCACGCTTCGCCCGGCCGGCAGTCGGGGTGCTCCACGGAACGAGGACCCAGGTCCTTCAAGATGACGCGGGACAGATCCGCGCCACACATTCCATATCGGCGGGTCTCGACTACCCTGCCGTCGGACCCGAACACGCCGCATTGCACGCGGCGGGGCGTGTCACCTACGAGAGCGCCGCGGACCAGGAGGCGCTCGATGCGTTCGATCTATTGGCCCGAACCGAAGGAATCCTGCCCGCGCTCGAATCCTCTCATGCGCTCGCGTACCTCATGCGCGCGGGACGCTCACGCGCGATCGCCGCC
- a CDS encoding phosphoribosylanthranilate isomerase, with the protein MRTRIKVCGVTTPQDAAMAARAGADYIGVVLTESARRVTAARAREIAFALPAATLLVAVFADEGPKEVARAIEGLPVHAVQVRGWDDAAPAGAYEIWHVLRGASLPEPAALPMVPLRTYLLDAQDPVLPGGTGKRADWDWARRGVNSGLRLIVAGGLRSESVSELVLEVRPFGVDASSGLESEPGRKDPAKVQAFVERVRQADRIRPKRS; encoded by the coding sequence ATGCGGACCCGGATCAAGGTGTGCGGCGTGACGACGCCCCAGGACGCCGCCATGGCCGCCCGGGCCGGCGCCGATTATATCGGCGTCGTGCTGACCGAGAGCGCGCGCCGCGTGACCGCGGCTCGCGCGCGAGAGATTGCCTTTGCGCTGCCGGCGGCCACACTTCTCGTGGCCGTGTTCGCCGACGAGGGTCCGAAGGAGGTTGCGCGCGCGATCGAGGGGCTTCCCGTCCACGCGGTTCAGGTGCGGGGGTGGGACGACGCCGCGCCCGCCGGGGCGTACGAGATCTGGCACGTCCTTCGCGGCGCATCGCTTCCCGAACCGGCCGCGCTTCCGATGGTGCCGCTGCGAACCTATCTTCTCGACGCACAGGATCCCGTGTTGCCCGGGGGCACGGGGAAGCGCGCCGATTGGGACTGGGCGCGCCGCGGCGTGAACTCGGGGCTCCGGCTGATCGTGGCCGGGGGCCTGCGTTCCGAGAGCGTGTCCGAGCTGGTTCTTGAAGTCAGACCCTTCGGGGTCGACGCCTCGAGCGGCCTCGAATCCGAGCCGGGTCGAAAGGACCCCGCGAAGGTTCAGGCGTTCGTTGAGCGGGTCCGCCAAGCCGACCGCATTCGACCGAAGCGCTCCTGA
- the trpC gene encoding indole-3-glycerol phosphate synthase TrpC yields the protein MADFLTTIAKERRERLEREALHVPTIELRRDAEARATDTRAFIAALRRPSGEPLRVIAEIKRASPSAGVLKEEFNPAEIGKEYERVGAAAISVLTEPLRFQGSIEDLRVVREAVSVPVLLKDFVVHERQLYEARANGADAALLIVSLLSPGQLRDYAALAREIGLELLIEVHERTEVERAIALEGAVGVNNRNLRTLEMRRHHASGILPLIPADRVRIAESGYSAREEIRELERVGADGVLVGEILLKAESIEKAFTTLFGLASEKKPTERKSG from the coding sequence ATGGCGGACTTTCTCACCACGATCGCGAAAGAGAGACGGGAACGGCTCGAGCGGGAAGCGCTTCACGTCCCCACGATCGAGCTGAGGCGCGATGCCGAAGCCCGCGCCACGGATACGCGGGCGTTCATCGCTGCGCTCCGGCGCCCCTCGGGCGAGCCCCTTCGGGTGATCGCGGAGATCAAACGCGCCTCCCCCTCGGCCGGAGTGCTGAAGGAGGAGTTCAATCCCGCCGAGATCGGGAAAGAATACGAGCGCGTGGGCGCGGCTGCGATCTCGGTCCTGACCGAGCCGCTTCGCTTTCAGGGGTCCATCGAGGACTTGAGGGTGGTCCGGGAAGCCGTTTCGGTTCCGGTCCTGCTCAAAGATTTCGTCGTCCACGAACGGCAACTGTACGAAGCGCGCGCGAACGGCGCGGACGCGGCCCTTCTCATCGTGTCGCTCCTGAGCCCGGGGCAGCTTCGAGACTACGCCGCTCTCGCGCGCGAGATCGGTCTCGAGCTCTTGATCGAGGTCCACGAGAGGACCGAGGTGGAGCGGGCGATCGCCCTGGAAGGCGCGGTCGGGGTCAATAACCGAAATCTCAGGACGCTCGAGATGCGGCGCCACCATGCTTCGGGCATCCTGCCTCTGATCCCCGCCGACCGCGTGCGGATCGCCGAAAGCGGCTACAGCGCGCGGGAGGAGATCCGGGAGCTGGAGCGCGTGGGCGCGGACGGCGTTCTGGTCGGCGAGATACTCCTCAAGGCGGAATCGATCGAAAAGGCGTTCACGACTTTGTTCGGGTTGGCGTCGGAAAAGAAACCCACGGAAAGGAAATCGGGCTGA
- the trpD gene encoding anthranilate phosphoribosyltransferase — protein sequence MIRELLPRLVRGELLSREETGAAVRSMMRGEVADAQIAAFLFALAQRGESGDEMLGGAEALRAEAVPFPASRETLLDTCGTGGDGSQTYNISTATALVAAAAGIAVAKHGNRSVSSRSGSADVLEALGARIDLGPESAARALEETGFTFLNARRFHPAMRHVARARADLGVRTLFNWLGPLSNPARATHQLLGVADGHRVATVAHVLSRLGVKRALVVHGAGGLDELSLEDGNTAVEAGPGGAGKPCSLEAKSLGFPPAGVAALRGGDPGENAAILRSVLSGERGPRRDALVLNAAAALWIAGGAPTLIDGARLATEQIDSRRALGTLERFIALSQKLGDR from the coding sequence ATGATCCGGGAGCTTCTGCCGCGGCTCGTCCGCGGCGAGCTGCTGAGTCGCGAGGAAACGGGCGCCGCGGTGCGCTCGATGATGCGGGGGGAGGTCGCCGACGCGCAGATCGCGGCATTCTTGTTCGCGCTCGCGCAGCGAGGGGAATCCGGCGACGAGATGCTCGGGGGCGCCGAAGCGCTGCGCGCGGAGGCGGTCCCGTTTCCTGCGTCACGCGAGACGCTGCTGGATACGTGCGGCACCGGCGGGGACGGCTCCCAGACGTACAACATCTCCACCGCGACCGCGTTGGTCGCCGCGGCCGCGGGCATTGCCGTGGCCAAGCACGGAAACCGGTCGGTCTCGAGCCGCTCGGGGAGCGCCGACGTGCTGGAGGCGCTCGGGGCCCGGATCGACCTCGGACCCGAGAGCGCTGCGCGAGCGCTCGAAGAAACTGGATTCACGTTTCTGAACGCGAGACGATTCCATCCCGCGATGAGGCACGTGGCCCGCGCCCGGGCCGACCTGGGAGTGAGAACGCTCTTCAACTGGCTCGGGCCGCTTTCGAATCCCGCCCGGGCCACGCACCAGCTCCTCGGCGTGGCGGACGGTCACCGCGTCGCGACCGTGGCGCACGTGCTCTCCCGGCTGGGCGTCAAGCGGGCGCTCGTGGTGCACGGCGCGGGCGGGCTGGATGAGCTCTCGCTCGAGGACGGAAATACGGCGGTCGAGGCCGGCCCGGGTGGAGCCGGGAAGCCGTGCTCGCTCGAAGCGAAATCGCTCGGCTTTCCGCCGGCGGGGGTTGCGGCGCTCCGGGGAGGGGACCCGGGCGAAAACGCCGCAATCCTCCGTTCGGTGCTGTCGGGCGAACGCGGTCCGAGGCGCGACGCTCTGGTCTTGAACGCGGCCGCCGCGCTCTGGATCGCCGGGGGAGCGCCTACTTTGATCGACGGCGCGAGGCTCGCGACGGAGCAGATCGATTCCCGTCGGGCCCTCGGCACGCTCGAGCGGTTCATCGCGTTGTCGCAGAAGCTCGGAGACAGGTGA